A genomic segment from Paraburkholderia hayleyella encodes:
- the tssE gene encoding type VI secretion system baseplate subunit TssE has translation MKKKSWATPGTSGQGSLFERLDPGLSPRRLRTSQDLAAERMQSIKTHLEWVLNARQGCSASSPALGLPDFNDVAAGSTDLRQQLGEHIQAVVTEFEPRVNVTRVQALADSASPVDLHFRLYCLIPVRNVHESIEIDLVLQHHNRIARFL, from the coding sequence ATGAAAAAAAAGTCTTGGGCCACGCCTGGTACGTCCGGACAGGGCAGTCTGTTCGAGCGGCTCGATCCCGGACTCAGCCCGCGACGCCTGCGTACGAGTCAGGATCTGGCCGCCGAACGCATGCAGTCAATCAAGACCCATCTGGAATGGGTGCTCAATGCCAGGCAAGGCTGCTCTGCCAGCAGCCCTGCGCTGGGCCTGCCTGACTTCAATGATGTGGCTGCGGGCAGTACCGATCTGCGCCAGCAGTTGGGCGAACACATCCAGGCGGTGGTCACTGAGTTCGAGCCGCGGGTCAACGTGACCCGGGTTCAGGCGCTTGCAGATTCGGCTAGTCCGGTCGACCTGCATTTCCGCCTGTATTGCCTCATTCCGGTACGTAACGTACACGAGAGCATTGAGATCGACCTGGTGCTGCAGCACCACAACCGGATTGCAAGATTCTTGTAG
- the tssC gene encoding type VI secretion system contractile sheath large subunit: MKTESDVATVEETQTQGLLEQIMAQTRIEPSHEGYAIAERGVAAFIAEVLKSEDREVPVNKMLVDQMIDRIDEQLSAQTDEILHCEPFQNLEARWRELKHLVDNTDTRQNTKIGMMHVTKSELLDDLESAGDITRSGLYKHVYTAGYGQFGGEPVGCIVSSYTFGPSAPDIKLLGYVAAIGAMSHAPFLGAAGPEFLNVENFQELPNLKEIGDIFEGPRFAKWRSLREAEDSRYLGLTMPRFLLRQPYDPLDNPTRTFVYREGIDGNHVNYLWGNTSFLLANRITDSFARYRWCPNIIGPLSGGAVDDLPVHLYESLGQLQAKIPTEVLVSDRREFELSEAGFIPLTMRKDSDNAAFFSANSVQKPKIFAKTAEGQAAQTNYKLGTQLPYMFIVNRLAHYLKVLQREQIGSWKERSDLERELNNWLKQYIADQENPSSDVRSRRPLRAARVVVQDVEGDPGWYQVSLAVRPHFKYMGANFELSLVGRLDKE, encoded by the coding sequence ATGAAAACAGAAAGTGATGTCGCCACAGTTGAAGAGACGCAAACCCAGGGTCTGCTAGAGCAGATCATGGCGCAAACCCGGATAGAGCCTTCACACGAGGGATACGCTATTGCCGAGCGTGGCGTCGCGGCATTCATTGCCGAGGTACTCAAGTCAGAAGATCGGGAAGTGCCCGTCAACAAGATGCTGGTGGATCAGATGATCGACCGGATTGACGAGCAACTGAGCGCGCAAACCGATGAGATTCTGCATTGCGAGCCATTCCAGAATCTGGAAGCACGCTGGCGTGAGCTCAAGCATCTGGTCGATAACACCGATACCCGCCAGAACACCAAAATCGGCATGATGCATGTCACCAAATCCGAACTGCTGGATGACCTTGAAAGCGCTGGAGACATTACCCGTAGCGGGCTTTACAAGCATGTATACACCGCGGGCTACGGCCAGTTCGGTGGCGAACCGGTAGGTTGCATCGTCAGCAGCTACACGTTCGGCCCTTCAGCGCCCGATATCAAGTTGCTGGGCTACGTCGCTGCCATTGGCGCGATGTCTCACGCGCCGTTCCTCGGTGCCGCCGGCCCCGAGTTTCTTAACGTCGAGAATTTTCAGGAGTTGCCCAACCTGAAGGAGATTGGCGACATCTTTGAAGGGCCGCGATTTGCCAAATGGCGCAGTCTGCGGGAGGCCGAAGATTCTCGCTACCTTGGCCTGACCATGCCCCGCTTCTTGCTGCGTCAGCCCTATGACCCACTGGACAACCCGACCCGTACCTTTGTTTACCGGGAAGGGATCGACGGCAACCATGTCAACTACCTGTGGGGCAATACGTCGTTTCTGCTGGCCAATCGCATTACCGACAGTTTCGCTAGATACCGCTGGTGCCCGAACATCATTGGCCCGCTCTCCGGTGGCGCTGTGGATGATCTTCCCGTGCATTTGTACGAGTCGTTGGGCCAGTTGCAGGCCAAGATTCCGACGGAGGTCCTGGTGTCAGACCGCCGTGAATTCGAACTGTCCGAAGCGGGATTCATTCCGTTGACGATGCGCAAGGATAGCGACAATGCAGCCTTCTTTTCTGCCAATTCAGTGCAGAAACCGAAAATTTTTGCCAAGACCGCAGAAGGTCAGGCTGCGCAGACCAACTACAAGCTCGGTACGCAATTGCCGTACATGTTCATCGTCAACCGTCTGGCTCACTACCTGAAGGTGTTACAGCGCGAACAGATCGGTAGCTGGAAGGAACGCTCGGACCTCGAACGCGAGCTCAATAACTGGCTCAAGCAGTACATCGCCGATCAAGAAAATCCTTCGTCCGATGTACGTAGCCGTCGGCCATTGCGCGCTGCGCGCGTTGTCGTGCAGGACGTGGAAGGCGATCCGGGCTGGTATCAGGTGTCGCTCGCCGTGCGTCCCCACTTCAAATACATGGGTGCCAATTTCGAGTTGTCTCTCGTTGGTCGCCTCGACAAGGAATGA